In one window of Palaemon carinicauda isolate YSFRI2023 chromosome 2, ASM3689809v2, whole genome shotgun sequence DNA:
- the LOC137615049 gene encoding Y+L amino acid transporter 2-like, translated as MSHTLKEKNRVTQSFPYDSMDNPTFEHSETSASASTNSRSRKNDRNESTAVNKDRNAVPDDNTGHLASEMVTEVSKKVSEAPPGSTPDENKDRLVKEVFKKVSEAPPGPIPDLVELKKELGLWDGVSIIIGIIIGSGIFVSPSNVLKYTGSVGMSLTIWVVTGLMTMTGALCYAELGTMIPKSGGAYAYILEAFGPIPAFLILSFHLTILIPSSRAINCLTFATYLLQPIFPSCMAPPYIAVRLVAAAMLCLIVYINCSGIKFGTRVQDTFAILKVVSLIVIIVAGFYHMAQGHVENLQNAMEGTVYSLSSIATAFYSTLFAYSGWNSLNSITEELKDPYRNLPRAIAISLVTVIIVYTLTNIAYFAVLTPEEILASNAVAVTFGSRMLGVLAWIISLFVACSTFGNANGDIITQSRLQFVGAREGHLPRFLTLIHVKNYTPITSIICVVIIPFFMLLAPDLGSLLAYTSFSGNLTDLLCVLALLWLRYKDPDRHRPIKVWLGFPIIFLLLTVFVVTFPVVQRPIEIGVAAGIFLCGLIVYYFTIHLKFKFVSNVMDKITHFCQKLLFCVEEEKVE; from the exons ATGAGTCACACCTTAAAGGAGAAAAATCGAGTTACCCAATCTTTTCCATATGACAGTATGGATAATCCTACATTTGAACATTCAGAGACATCTGCAAGTGCCAGTACCAATTCACGCTCAAGGAAAAACGATAGAAACGAATCAACTGCAGTTAATAAAGATAGAAATGCTGTGCCAGATGATAACACAGGCCATTTGGCCTCTGAGATGGTCACAGAAGTCTCCAAGAAGGTTTCAGAGGCACCTCCTGGATCAACACCAGATGAGAACAAGGACCGTTTGGTCAAAGAAGTCTTCAAGAAGGTTTCCGAAGCGCCTCCTGGACCAATACCAGATTTGGTCGAGCTGAAGAAGGAACTCGGCCTGTGGGATGGAGTGAGCATCATTATTGGCATAATCATTGGTTCCGGGATATTCGTGTCTCCAAGTAATGTTCTGAAGTACACGGGCAGTGTCGGCATGTCTTTGACGATCTGGGTGGTAACAGGGCTCATGACCATGACCGGTGCACTCTGCTACGCTGAACTAG GAACGATGATTCCAAAAAGTGGAGGGGCTTATGCTTATATCTTAGAGGCTTTTGGACCTATTCCGGCCTTTCTAATCCTTTCGTTTCACTTAACAATCCTGATCCCAAGCTCCAGAGCTATTAATTGCCTGACATTTGCCACATACCTTCTGCAGCCCATTTTTCCAAGTTGTATGGCACCTCCGTATATTGCAGTGCGGTTGGTTGCTGCCGCTATGCTTT GCCTTATCGTATACATCAACTGCTCAGGCATTAAATTTGGGACAAGAGTTCAAGATACCTTCGCCATTTTAAAAGTCGTATCCCTGATCGTCATCATCGTCGCTGGATTCTACCATATGGCGCAAGGACATGTTGAAAACTTGCAGAATGCAATGGAAGGTACAGTCTACAGTCTGTCATCGATTGCAACTGCATTTTACTCAACGCTTTTTGCCTATAGCGGGTG GAACAGCTTAAACTCAATTACGGAGGAACTAAAGGATCCATAccg AAACTTGCCCAGAGCCATAGCGATATCACTCGTTACCGTCATCATAGTTTATACTTTAACAAACATCGCCTATTTCGCTGTATTAACTCCGGAAGAAATCTTGGCATCCAATGCTGTGGCTGTG ACGTTCGGCAGCCGAATGTTAGGTGTTCTAGCATGGATAATCTCCCTCTTCGTAGCTTGCTCCACGTTTGGAAATGCCAACGGCGATATCATCACTCAGTCACGGCTCCAATTCGTTGGAGCCCGCGAAGGGCATCTTCCTCGCTTTCTGACGCTAATACACGTCAAGAACTACACGCCCATTACTTCGATCATTTGTGTG GTAATAATTCCCTTTTTTATGCTGCTCGCCCCAGACCTCGGCTCTCTGTTGGCTTACACATCATTCAGCGGAAACCTGACAGATTTGCTTTGTGTGTTAGCACTGTTATGGCTCAGATATAAGGACCCCGATAGACACCGGCCTATAAAG GTCTGGTTAGGATTTCCAATCATATTCCTGCTTTTAACGGTATTTGTTGTTACTTTTCCTGTCGTTCAGAGACCTATCGAAATAGGCGTTGCTGCTGGAATATTCTTGTGTGGTCTCATTGTGTATTATTTCACTATTCACCTCAAATTCAAATTTGTCAGCAATGTAATGG ATAAGATTACCCACTTCTGCCAGAAACTCCTTTTCTGTGTAGAGGAAGAGAAGGTGGAGTAA